The Chryseobacterium sp. 52 genome includes a region encoding these proteins:
- a CDS encoding RsiV family protein, whose amino-acid sequence MKNTIAVLAVSSFLAFSACKKKENNNISSDKSEIQQSEKFVVDSVKVSDSSKIADSLTVGFTSKLLVFPTLKDQKLLDSIYFLNQGIKDFSKKGLEAYLDNEKNAYFKSIKNDSKDWISDISYAQNWYTSSHMNLISNDNDYMHIEYVGSSYEGGAHDNYGFSERVFDLKNKEKMELKNITSMPKAKLEALLMKNINKVNSGTTDSEGDVKNSEMLLVEVIPATNNFYFDQKNLYFHYSPYEIAAFAAGDIVIPVSWDELKGTLNTEFKERMKIK is encoded by the coding sequence ATGAAAAATACGATTGCCGTTCTGGCAGTTTCCTCTTTCCTTGCTTTTTCAGCATGTAAGAAAAAGGAAAATAACAATATATCTTCTGACAAATCTGAAATACAACAGTCTGAGAAATTTGTGGTAGATTCTGTGAAAGTGAGTGATTCTTCAAAAATAGCAGACTCGTTAACCGTAGGTTTTACTTCAAAACTGCTTGTGTTTCCAACCCTGAAAGACCAGAAACTGCTGGACAGTATATATTTTCTTAATCAGGGCATAAAGGACTTCTCTAAAAAAGGATTGGAGGCCTATCTGGACAATGAAAAAAATGCTTATTTCAAATCCATAAAGAATGACAGTAAAGATTGGATTTCAGATATTTCCTATGCACAGAACTGGTATACAAGCTCTCATATGAATCTGATCTCTAATGATAATGATTATATGCATATCGAGTATGTAGGCAGTTCATATGAAGGAGGTGCCCATGATAATTACGGATTTTCAGAACGGGTTTTTGACCTTAAAAACAAGGAGAAAATGGAACTTAAAAATATTACTTCTATGCCGAAAGCCAAGCTTGAAGCTCTATTAATGAAGAATATAAATAAAGTTAATAGTGGGACAACAGATAGTGAAGGTGACGTTAAAAACTCAGAAATGTTGCTGGTAGAAGTTATTCCGGCTACCAATAATTTTTATTTTGATCAGAAAAATCTTTATTTCCACTACAGTCCATACGAGATTGCTGCTTTTGCTGCCGGAGATATCGTTATTCCTGTTTCATGGGACGAATTAAAAGGAACCCTGAATACAGAATTTAAAGAAAGAATGAAAATAAAGTAA
- a CDS encoding diacylglycerol/lipid kinase family protein: MEKAAFIINPFSAKKNYQPFLDELKKKVDNPLYYISESIPGTDDFIKANFDNVDIFVAIGGDGTISTVAKSLINTDKILAIFPAGSGNGFSNETKFNKNLDELLEKIKARAFRKIDTFTVNDRLSINVSGTGFDGKVVKEFEKTTRGFKNYIKVSLKTFFNYKPIKVQFLDEAYRQYNGRYLMLNIANTRQFGNNAYIAPNASKSDGLVDMVLVKKFPLTYSALFAFRMFTKRLKDDEYVTYLPVSEISFKVTTKNWHLDGEFNKIESPVHVKVLPASLNILV, from the coding sequence ATGGAAAAAGCAGCTTTTATCATTAATCCCTTTTCGGCCAAAAAAAATTATCAGCCGTTTCTTGATGAACTCAAAAAAAAGGTTGATAACCCTCTATATTATATCTCTGAATCTATTCCGGGGACAGATGATTTTATTAAGGCCAATTTTGATAACGTAGATATTTTCGTAGCCATCGGAGGAGACGGAACTATTTCTACTGTGGCCAAAAGTCTTATTAATACAGACAAGATTCTGGCGATATTTCCGGCAGGATCAGGAAACGGCTTTTCCAATGAAACTAAATTTAATAAAAATCTGGACGAACTTTTAGAGAAAATTAAAGCCAGAGCGTTCAGGAAGATTGATACCTTTACTGTTAATGACAGACTGTCAATCAACGTTTCAGGTACCGGGTTTGATGGAAAAGTGGTGAAGGAATTTGAAAAAACAACCCGCGGATTCAAAAATTACATCAAAGTTTCACTGAAAACATTCTTTAACTATAAACCCATTAAGGTTCAGTTTTTGGATGAAGCTTATCGGCAGTACAACGGAAGATATCTTATGCTGAATATAGCCAACACGCGCCAGTTTGGAAATAACGCTTATATCGCTCCCAATGCCAGTAAAAGTGACGGTTTGGTAGATATGGTTCTGGTGAAGAAGTTTCCGCTGACCTATTCGGCTCTGTTTGCTTTCAGAATGTTTACCAAAAGACTGAAGGATGATGAATATGTCACTTATCTTCCCGTTTCCGAAATTTCATTTAAAGTAACGACCAAAAACTGGCATCTCGATGGTGAATTTAATAAAATAGAATCACCGGTTCATGTGAAAGTTTTACCAGCCAGTCTGAATATTTTAGTGTAA
- the ggt gene encoding gamma-glutamyltransferase produces the protein MKKFFIAAVLLAGNVYWAQFTGFNIIKEVKVKNKGVVVSAHPLASEAGTQVMKMGGNAYDAIVATQYALAVVYPQAGNIGGGGFLVGVKNNGEKFTLDYRETAPKKASRDMYVDKNGKANTNLSQYGRLAVGIPGSISGFFATLKYCKLPMDKIIQPAIDLAEKGFAITEMEADMLNTHKEKFLQHNTSSIPFVKNTPWKAGDILVQKELAETLKLIQKQGEKGFYEGKTASLMVSEMKKGNGIITLEDLKNYKTAERKPLEFDYKGNRVVTMPLPSSGGVLLAQMLTMASYENLEKYQQNSTEAVQIMTEAERRAFADRAEYMGDPDFIEDKTTYLTSDAYLKNRWKSFSFNKATPSSEVGKIISQPQESTQTTHISVIDKEGNTASVTTTLNGYYGSKVVVSGAGFFLNNEMDDFSIKPGVPNMFGAVGGEANSIQPNKRMLSSMTPTILLKNGKPYMVVGTPGGTTIPTSVYQSIVNVVDFKLNANISVNSPKFHHQWLPEKITVENNFPESTITALKSKNYTIEKIKYIGKTELILMDDNGNIHAVADGRGDDSVSVE, from the coding sequence ATGAAGAAGTTTTTTATTGCGGCAGTACTGTTAGCAGGCAATGTATACTGGGCTCAGTTTACAGGTTTCAATATTATCAAAGAAGTAAAAGTAAAAAATAAAGGCGTAGTGGTTTCTGCACATCCTCTCGCCAGCGAAGCAGGCACACAAGTCATGAAAATGGGTGGAAATGCCTACGATGCTATTGTGGCAACACAGTATGCACTTGCCGTGGTATATCCTCAGGCCGGAAATATTGGTGGTGGCGGTTTTTTAGTGGGTGTTAAAAATAATGGTGAAAAATTCACACTGGATTATAGAGAAACAGCCCCGAAAAAAGCATCTAGGGATATGTACGTTGACAAAAACGGAAAAGCAAACACCAATCTTTCCCAGTACGGAAGACTGGCTGTAGGTATACCGGGAAGTATTTCCGGCTTTTTTGCCACTTTAAAATACTGTAAGCTGCCGATGGACAAAATCATCCAGCCAGCCATTGATCTTGCAGAAAAAGGATTTGCTATCACAGAAATGGAGGCCGATATGCTGAATACACATAAAGAAAAATTTCTTCAACATAATACATCTTCTATCCCCTTTGTAAAGAATACTCCCTGGAAAGCCGGTGATATTTTAGTACAGAAAGAGCTTGCTGAAACCTTGAAATTAATTCAGAAACAAGGCGAAAAAGGTTTCTATGAGGGAAAAACAGCTTCTCTTATGGTCTCTGAAATGAAAAAAGGCAACGGAATCATCACATTGGAAGACCTGAAAAACTATAAGACAGCTGAAAGAAAGCCATTAGAGTTTGACTATAAAGGAAACCGTGTTGTTACCATGCCCCTTCCATCCAGTGGTGGTGTACTGCTCGCCCAGATGCTGACCATGGCCAGCTACGAAAACCTGGAAAAATATCAGCAGAACTCTACGGAGGCTGTACAGATTATGACGGAGGCTGAAAGAAGAGCTTTTGCCGACAGGGCAGAATATATGGGCGACCCTGATTTTATTGAGGATAAAACAACTTATCTGACTTCTGATGCTTATTTAAAAAACAGATGGAAAAGCTTCAGTTTCAACAAAGCTACCCCAAGTTCTGAAGTTGGAAAAATTATCAGCCAGCCCCAGGAATCTACACAGACTACCCATATCTCCGTCATAGATAAAGAAGGAAATACAGCTTCTGTGACCACTACCCTAAATGGATATTACGGAAGTAAAGTTGTTGTTTCAGGAGCCGGATTCTTTTTAAATAATGAAATGGATGATTTCTCTATAAAGCCGGGAGTTCCCAATATGTTTGGAGCGGTAGGCGGTGAGGCCAATTCTATACAACCCAACAAGAGAATGCTTTCTTCCATGACGCCTACGATCCTGCTTAAAAACGGGAAACCTTATATGGTTGTTGGAACTCCGGGCGGAACCACAATTCCAACTTCAGTATATCAGTCTATTGTGAATGTTGTTGATTTTAAACTGAATGCCAATATCTCCGTTAATTCACCGAAGTTTCACCATCAGTGGCTTCCTGAAAAAATTACGGTAGAGAATAACTTCCCGGAAAGTACGATCACAGCGCTTAAAAGCAAAAACTACACAATTGAAAAGATAAAATATATCGGCAAAACAGAATTAATCCTGATGGACGATAATGGAAATATTCATGCGGTGGCAGACGGCCGTGGTGATGATTCCGTTTCCGTAGAATAA
- a CDS encoding DUF3857 domain-containing protein translates to MMKILILGALSTASIYFAQTYPVSAIPENLKKNANVVIRKDLTTVQINKIDEIKYQINTVTTVLNKDGDSKASIYIPYQKGNNVSDVKVTVYDESGKKVKSFSKSDFGDFANNSQGVFYSDNRILALSYTSAYYPYTIDFSYQITNENTIFIPDFVPFSSPNTSLEDAQFKIINKSGIDLRTKTYPSKYGYTSVSAADNGNEKTYSYKNVPAIDDVLMLPQPEKILPKVSFSLAKFNLEGKEGTLNNWTDFGTWYYNNLVEPVSASTPTIKAEVAALKLQGSTEEKVKKIYQYMQAKTRYIFVGLGIGGWLPMLPDEVHKKGYGDCKGLTNYMKTLLNEAGIPSNYCVINSSASQVSFDPEFPSMGGNHAILMVPTEKGNIWLENTSQQIAFNHLGYSTTDRNVLAVTKKGIELINTPTYTAEQNTEKQILKINLAEDNSINGEIQFSYTGSQYDSNLGYSYLSPKERIEAVRKRLDVLNFEKIEMKDFVNDKDNAVVKFNIDFKASNYSKNLGESLIFRAVPVFTNNYYKSDENRELPFEIGQSFEDEYEINFVIPKNYKIDEIPHNVTVNSEFGTYKLNLVKNGESLKITRYIKINKGIFPKEKYNDYVGFRKKTLNGDNSKILLTKI, encoded by the coding sequence ATGATGAAAATTTTAATTTTAGGGGCTTTATCTACCGCCTCTATATATTTTGCACAAACTTATCCGGTTTCTGCGATTCCTGAAAACTTAAAGAAAAATGCTAACGTTGTTATCAGAAAAGACCTGACAACCGTTCAGATTAATAAAATTGATGAAATTAAATACCAGATTAACACAGTAACCACCGTTTTAAATAAAGATGGTGATTCTAAAGCCTCAATCTATATTCCTTATCAAAAAGGAAATAATGTTTCTGATGTGAAAGTAACTGTTTATGATGAATCCGGGAAAAAAGTGAAAAGCTTTTCTAAATCCGATTTTGGAGACTTTGCAAACAACAGCCAGGGCGTATTTTATTCGGATAACAGAATTTTAGCATTGTCCTATACTTCGGCTTACTATCCGTATACCATTGATTTTTCCTACCAGATTACCAATGAAAATACCATTTTTATTCCTGATTTTGTGCCGTTCTCATCCCCGAATACATCTTTGGAAGATGCTCAGTTCAAAATAATCAATAAATCAGGGATTGATCTCAGAACCAAAACTTATCCTTCAAAATACGGTTATACCTCTGTTTCTGCGGCAGATAATGGTAATGAAAAAACCTATTCTTATAAAAATGTTCCGGCTATTGATGATGTTCTGATGCTGCCTCAGCCTGAGAAAATTTTACCCAAAGTAAGTTTTTCCCTTGCGAAATTCAATCTGGAAGGTAAAGAGGGAACGCTGAATAACTGGACAGATTTCGGAACCTGGTATTACAACAATCTGGTAGAACCTGTTTCTGCATCTACTCCTACGATTAAAGCTGAAGTAGCTGCTTTAAAATTGCAGGGGTCAACAGAGGAAAAGGTGAAAAAAATCTACCAGTATATGCAGGCGAAGACAAGGTATATTTTTGTAGGATTGGGAATTGGAGGCTGGCTTCCCATGCTTCCTGATGAAGTCCACAAAAAAGGATATGGTGACTGTAAAGGACTGACCAATTACATGAAAACACTGTTGAATGAAGCCGGAATTCCGTCTAACTACTGTGTGATCAATTCCAGTGCGTCTCAGGTTTCTTTTGATCCGGAATTTCCATCAATGGGAGGAAATCATGCGATTCTGATGGTGCCTACTGAAAAAGGAAATATCTGGCTGGAAAATACATCCCAGCAGATTGCTTTCAATCATTTGGGGTACAGTACAACAGACAGAAATGTTCTTGCTGTGACCAAAAAAGGAATTGAGCTTATTAATACTCCAACTTATACCGCTGAACAGAATACAGAAAAGCAGATTTTAAAAATTAACCTTGCCGAAGACAATAGCATCAATGGAGAAATACAGTTTTCCTACACCGGAAGCCAGTATGACAGCAATTTGGGCTATTCCTATCTGTCTCCAAAAGAAAGAATTGAGGCCGTGAGAAAAAGATTGGATGTTCTGAATTTTGAGAAAATTGAAATGAAAGACTTCGTGAATGATAAAGATAATGCGGTCGTGAAGTTCAATATTGATTTTAAAGCAAGTAATTATTCTAAAAATCTGGGTGAGAGTTTGATATTCAGAGCAGTACCTGTTTTTACCAATAATTATTATAAATCAGATGAAAACAGAGAGCTTCCATTTGAAATAGGACAGTCTTTTGAAGATGAATATGAAATTAATTTTGTAATTCCTAAAAACTATAAAATTGATGAAATTCCACATAATGTAACCGTCAATTCTGAATTTGGAACCTATAAACTGAATCTTGTGAAGAACGGAGAGTCCCTAAAAATAACCCGTTACATTAAAATAAACAAAGGAATATTTCCTAAAGAAAAATACAACGACTATGTCGGTTTCCGGAAAAAAACATTAAACGGAGATAATTCTAAAATCTTATTGACTAAAATTTAA
- a CDS encoding transglutaminase-like domain-containing protein produces the protein MKKIFLTVLCSGGLIFINGQKHEFLDPPKFDNADLSKTKSLLDENAPAEILYKSVHFGIDTSNGDLRKKVFYRVKIYDKDKAEDWLNLEIPLYKNSSGDQETLNKIKAFVYNLENGEATTTKVDKSSKYKSKESKYTTITKFAFPNVKNGSVIEYQYEVVSPFLYSVPQIVIESDAPSLYTEYILDCPTYIAYNVNYTGSLNPKYRMIEEKTMYGMPFKTYRFGYENLKGFKTEKFVKNDRNYRTKISAELHSTNFGQLKMHSSSWEEIKEKLYKDEDFGIELKKTKLAKENMPAAVSGLKSDAEKADAIFNYVKNTFTWNTDRGIYTEDGIKKLIETKTGNAAEINLFLVMMLREAGLKADPLVISTVDHGLINLVSPSIVSTNFVIAAVKIKDGFNLYDATSKQSSMNNLPPRDWNQYGVLIAKEKSTLIQMGNTTTSFNYLTTEAKINEDGSISGTYSDKDTGSYAMSAKESYDENAEKYKKQYKENFSIDFTGIDSKILENGDFESTMKFSSDNLIDKVGKKMIINPMLFLSRNSNEFDQTEERKYSIDFISSFTKMKKVILEIPEGYVIETMPKSKKIVTEDKEIEYSYIAEQKGNKLEVISTMKIVSPDYPKEYYPAFRQIWGTASKSENQVISLIKKS, from the coding sequence ATGAAGAAAATATTTTTGACGGTCCTGTGTTCAGGTGGTTTGATCTTTATAAACGGTCAGAAACATGAATTTCTGGATCCCCCAAAATTTGACAATGCAGATCTGTCCAAAACAAAATCACTGCTGGATGAAAATGCACCTGCAGAAATTTTATATAAATCCGTCCATTTTGGGATTGATACTTCTAATGGAGATCTTCGGAAGAAAGTTTTTTACAGAGTAAAAATCTACGATAAAGATAAAGCGGAAGACTGGTTGAATCTTGAAATTCCGTTATATAAAAATTCAAGTGGTGATCAGGAGACTTTAAATAAAATAAAAGCTTTTGTATATAATCTGGAAAATGGAGAAGCAACAACGACAAAAGTAGATAAGAGTTCGAAATATAAAAGCAAAGAAAGCAAGTATACAACCATAACCAAATTTGCTTTTCCTAATGTGAAAAATGGCTCTGTTATAGAATATCAGTATGAGGTGGTGTCTCCTTTTTTATATTCTGTGCCGCAAATCGTGATTGAGTCTGACGCGCCTTCGCTGTATACAGAATACATTCTGGACTGTCCCACCTATATCGCTTACAATGTAAACTATACAGGTTCGTTAAACCCGAAATATCGAATGATAGAGGAAAAAACAATGTATGGAATGCCGTTTAAAACCTATAGATTCGGATATGAAAATCTAAAAGGTTTCAAAACTGAAAAATTTGTAAAAAATGACAGAAATTACCGTACAAAAATAAGTGCAGAGCTTCATTCTACCAATTTTGGACAGCTTAAAATGCACTCTTCTTCCTGGGAGGAAATCAAAGAAAAGTTATATAAAGATGAAGATTTCGGCATAGAACTTAAAAAAACAAAACTGGCTAAAGAGAACATGCCGGCAGCGGTTTCAGGGTTGAAATCAGATGCTGAAAAAGCGGATGCTATTTTTAATTATGTGAAAAATACATTTACCTGGAATACAGACAGAGGAATTTATACAGAAGACGGGATAAAAAAACTGATAGAAACCAAAACAGGTAATGCGGCTGAAATCAATCTTTTCCTTGTCATGATGCTTAGAGAAGCCGGTTTGAAAGCAGATCCGCTTGTTATTTCTACAGTAGATCATGGTTTGATTAATCTGGTTTCCCCTAGTATCGTGAGTACAAACTTTGTCATCGCTGCTGTTAAAATAAAAGATGGATTTAATCTGTATGATGCAACCTCAAAACAGTCGTCAATGAATAATCTTCCCCCAAGAGACTGGAATCAGTATGGCGTTCTGATAGCGAAAGAGAAATCAACATTGATTCAGATGGGAAATACAACAACCAGCTTTAATTATCTTACTACGGAAGCGAAAATTAACGAAGATGGCAGTATTTCCGGAACCTATTCTGATAAAGACACCGGTTCATATGCAATGTCTGCCAAAGAAAGTTATGATGAAAATGCGGAGAAATATAAGAAACAGTATAAAGAGAACTTCTCAATAGATTTTACAGGAATTGATTCCAAAATTTTGGAAAACGGAGATTTTGAAAGTACCATGAAATTCTCTTCAGACAATCTGATCGATAAAGTGGGAAAAAAAATGATCATCAATCCAATGCTTTTCTTGAGCAGAAATTCCAATGAATTTGATCAGACTGAGGAACGTAAATACTCAATTGATTTCATTTCTTCCTTTACAAAAATGAAAAAAGTCATTTTGGAAATACCGGAAGGATATGTAATTGAAACAATGCCTAAAAGCAAAAAAATCGTTACGGAAGATAAGGAAATTGAATACAGCTACATTGCCGAACAGAAAGGGAATAAGCTGGAAGTTATCTCAACCATGAAAATTGTCAGCCCGGATTATCCCAAAGAATATTATCCTGCATTCAGGCAGATTTGGGGAACCGCTTCTAAAAGTGAAAACCAGGTCATAAGCCTGATCAAAAAATCATAA
- a CDS encoding polysaccharide deacetylase family protein yields MILLTFNILNNEADAKNSTQISDEERLKITEDNTKAILRILDIHDIKASFFVEISIAEKLQNLIKAISSKGHEIAFYNLDSTLQEIEDAKKNIQDILEKQVRGIRQKDCKLPQENLKSLEFNYVSNIDNADILFPFKRLKRNTEITEEDGLSIVPESISPYFQLPYNDFMFQILPMKYYRNMVFETLKNDDFVLIYINSWQFTDFKKYRFDIPFYRSLFSGKKMEDKLDALLSWINENDMATSRMKDYIF; encoded by the coding sequence ATGATTTTATTGACTTTTAACATCTTAAATAATGAGGCTGATGCCAAAAACAGCACGCAGATTTCTGATGAAGAAAGGCTGAAGATCACAGAGGATAATACAAAAGCTATTCTCAGGATTTTAGATATTCATGACATAAAAGCAAGTTTTTTTGTTGAGATTTCTATCGCAGAAAAACTGCAGAATTTAATAAAAGCAATTTCATCCAAAGGGCATGAAATTGCTTTTTATAATCTGGATTCTACCCTTCAGGAAATTGAAGATGCTAAGAAAAATATTCAGGATATTTTAGAAAAACAGGTCAGAGGAATCAGGCAGAAAGATTGTAAACTGCCCCAGGAAAATCTGAAATCTTTGGAATTTAATTATGTTTCAAATATCGACAATGCAGATATTCTTTTTCCTTTTAAACGTTTAAAAAGGAATACGGAGATTACCGAAGAGGATGGATTAAGTATTGTTCCGGAAAGTATTTCTCCTTACTTCCAGTTGCCTTATAATGATTTTATGTTTCAGATCTTACCCATGAAGTATTACAGGAATATGGTTTTTGAAACGCTGAAGAACGATGACTTTGTTCTGATCTATATCAATTCCTGGCAGTTTACCGACTTTAAGAAATACAGGTTTGATATTCCTTTTTACAGAAGTCTGTTTTCGGGTAAAAAAATGGAGGACAAATTAGATGCCCTCCTTAGCTGGATCAACGAAAACGATATGGCTACTTCCCGCATGAAGGATTATATTTTTTAA
- a CDS encoding NAD-dependent epimerase/dehydratase family protein, producing the protein MESYTERILITGALGQIGTELTNRLVEIHGADNVVASGLDRWQKGITAAGHYERMDVTNTQLVRQVVKDYEITTVYHLASLLSGTSEKQPVFAWKLNLEPLLHFCEMAKEGLLKKIFWPSSIAVFGKGIPKHNVAQDVVLNPTTVYGISKMAGEKWCEYYFDKYGVDVRSIRYPGLISWKTPAGGGTTDYAVEIFYEAIEEGKYTSFISEDTGMPMLYMDDAINATLKLMEAPKESLTVRSSYNLGGMSFTPKELAEEIKKEIPDFSIDYQPDFRQAIADSWPASIDDSVAKKDWGLTYDFGISEMSKDMIKNLKVKLNKN; encoded by the coding sequence ATGGAATCCTATACGGAAAGAATATTGATTACAGGTGCTTTGGGACAGATCGGCACCGAATTGACCAACAGACTTGTTGAAATTCACGGCGCTGACAATGTAGTAGCATCAGGATTAGACAGATGGCAAAAGGGAATTACTGCGGCCGGACACTATGAAAGAATGGATGTTACCAATACGCAGCTGGTAAGACAGGTGGTCAAAGATTATGAAATCACAACAGTTTACCATTTGGCGTCTCTTTTATCAGGAACTTCAGAAAAGCAGCCTGTTTTCGCCTGGAAACTGAATCTTGAACCTCTTCTTCATTTTTGTGAAATGGCAAAGGAAGGACTTCTTAAAAAGATATTCTGGCCAAGTTCAATCGCTGTATTCGGGAAAGGAATCCCAAAACATAATGTTGCGCAGGATGTGGTTTTAAATCCTACAACAGTATACGGAATCTCTAAAATGGCGGGTGAAAAATGGTGCGAATATTACTTTGATAAATATGGAGTAGATGTAAGAAGTATCAGATATCCTGGTCTTATTTCATGGAAGACTCCTGCAGGAGGTGGGACTACAGATTACGCTGTGGAGATTTTTTACGAAGCCATTGAAGAAGGAAAGTATACAAGTTTCATTTCTGAAGATACAGGAATGCCGATGTTGTATATGGATGATGCAATCAATGCAACATTGAAATTAATGGAGGCTCCGAAAGAAAGTCTTACCGTTCGTTCGTCTTATAATTTAGGCGGAATGTCATTTACGCCGAAGGAATTGGCAGAAGAAATCAAGAAAGAAATTCCTGATTTTTCAATTGATTATCAACCGGATTTCAGACAGGCTATTGCAGATTCATGGCCGGCTTCCATTGATGATTCTGTAGCGAAAAAAGACTGGGGACTGACTTATGATTTCGGAATTTCTGAAATGTCTAAGGACATGATCAAGAATCTTAAAGTGAAACTGAATAAAAATTAG
- a CDS encoding dicarboxylate/amino acid:cation symporter, with protein sequence MKAKPIYHQLYFQVIIAITAGILLGRFYPELGEKMKPLGDGFIKLVKMIIAPVIFITLTLGIAHMTDLKKVGRIAVKAMIYFFTFSTLALIIGLIVGNILQPGHGLNIDPTTLSGDVSQYQQKAHDTTLTGFIMNIIPETLFSPLVGENILQVLLVAILMGIALVLTKEKSQKVTDFLQDLSTPVFKIVHMLMKLAPIGAFGAMAFTIGKYGLHSVLNLIFLVGTFYITSILFVVVVLGAVAWYNGFNIFKLMFYLKEELLLVLGTSSSESALPGIMEKLEKAGCSRAIVGLVVPTGYSFNLDGTNIYMTLASLFIAQALNIDLPLDKQLMLLLVAMLSSKGAAGVTGAGFVTLAATLAVVPEIPIAGMTLILGIDKFMSECRALTNVIGNSVATIVVANWEKQLDKEQLQYCLDHPAEIEKKLEV encoded by the coding sequence TTGAAAGCGAAACCAATTTATCATCAGCTTTATTTCCAGGTCATTATTGCTATAACAGCCGGTATCCTTTTGGGAAGGTTTTATCCTGAACTGGGTGAAAAAATGAAACCTTTGGGTGATGGATTCATCAAACTGGTAAAAATGATCATTGCTCCTGTAATTTTCATTACCCTGACATTAGGGATTGCTCATATGACCGACCTCAAAAAAGTAGGGCGTATCGCTGTAAAGGCAATGATTTATTTCTTTACATTTTCCACATTAGCTTTGATCATCGGTCTGATTGTAGGGAATATTTTACAGCCGGGACATGGCTTAAATATTGACCCAACAACTTTATCCGGAGATGTTTCGCAATACCAGCAAAAGGCCCATGATACTACCCTGACCGGTTTTATCATGAATATTATTCCTGAAACTCTTTTCAGTCCGCTGGTGGGTGAAAATATACTTCAGGTACTTCTTGTAGCCATTTTAATGGGTATTGCTCTGGTTTTAACCAAAGAAAAAAGTCAGAAAGTAACTGATTTCCTTCAGGATCTTTCTACACCTGTTTTCAAAATTGTTCATATGCTGATGAAGCTGGCACCAATCGGGGCTTTTGGCGCCATGGCATTTACCATTGGAAAATATGGTCTTCATTCTGTACTGAATCTGATATTTTTAGTAGGAACATTCTATATCACATCTATCCTTTTTGTGGTGGTGGTTTTAGGAGCAGTAGCCTGGTATAACGGATTTAATATTTTCAAGCTGATGTTTTACCTTAAAGAGGAACTTCTGCTGGTTTTAGGAACAAGCTCTTCAGAATCTGCGCTTCCGGGAATTATGGAAAAACTGGAAAAAGCAGGCTGCTCGAGAGCAATTGTAGGACTGGTAGTTCCCACCGGATATTCTTTTAATCTGGATGGAACGAATATTTATATGACTCTGGCTTCTTTATTTATAGCTCAGGCTCTGAATATTGACCTTCCGCTGGATAAGCAGCTGATGTTGCTCTTAGTGGCCATGCTAAGCTCAAAAGGTGCAGCTGGTGTTACCGGAGCCGGATTTGTGACATTAGCGGCAACGCTGGCTGTTGTTCCGGAGATCCCCATTGCCGGAATGACTTTAATTCTGGGAATCGACAAATTTATGAGCGAATGCAGGGCTTTGACAAACGTTATTGGAAATTCTGTAGCAACTATAGTGGTCGCAAATTGGGAAAAGCAGCTGGATAAAGAGCAATTACAATATTGTCTGGATCATCCGGCCGAGATCGAAAAGAAGCTGGAGGTCTAA